A single region of the Nicotiana sylvestris chromosome 6, ASM39365v2, whole genome shotgun sequence genome encodes:
- the LOC104219650 gene encoding large ribosomal subunit protein eL15-like: MGAYTYVSELWRKKQSDVMRFLQRVRCWEYRQLPSIVRVTRPTRPDKARRLGYKAKQGYVVYRVRVKRGGRKRPVPKGIVYGKPTNQGVTQLKFQRSKRSVAEERAGRKLAGLKVLNSYWINEDSTYKYFEVILVDAAHAAIRNDPRINWICNPVHKHRELRGLTSAGKKYRGLRGKGHLYHKNRPSRRGTWKRNQTLSLRRYR; this comes from the exons ATGG GGGCTTACACGTATGTGTCAGAGCTATGGAGGAAGAAGCAGTCAGATGTGATGAGGTTCTTGCAAAGGGTGAGGTGCTGGGAGTACCGACAGCTCCCTTCTATTGTGCGTGTCACTAGACCTACTCGTCCTGACAAGGCTCGTCGCTTGGGCTACAAAGCCAAGCAG GGCTATGTGGTCTACCGTGTTCGTGTGAAACGTGGTGGAAGGAAGAGGCCAGTTCCCAAGGGTATTGTGTATGGTAAACCCACCAACCAGGGTGTCACCCAACTGAAGTTCCAGCGCAGCAAGCGCTCTGTTGCTGAAGAGCGTGCCGGTAGGAAATTGGCTGGTCTTAAAGTCCTCAATTCTTACTGGATTAATGAG GATTCTACTTACAAGTACTTTGAGGTTATATTGGTTGACGCCGCCCATGCTGCTATTCGCAATGATCCAAGGATCAACTGGATCTGCAACCCAGTGCATAAGCATAGAGAACTTCGTGGTCTCACCTCAGCCGGTAAGAAATACAGGGGACTCCGAGGAAAGGGACATCTTTACCACAAAAATCGCCCATCAAGAAGGGGAACCTGGAAAAGGAACCAGACTCTGTCTCTCCGACGTTACCGTTGA